One segment of Paramormyrops kingsleyae isolate MSU_618 chromosome 8, PKINGS_0.4, whole genome shotgun sequence DNA contains the following:
- the nisch gene encoding nischarin isoform X3 produces the protein MMDAAAFHDEPVERRKVYIIEVMAGCHQWTIKHRYSDFHDLHEKLTAEKKIDKNLLPPKKMIGKNSRSLVEKRQKDLEIYLETLLVKFPVAAPKVLSCFLHFHLYEINGITAALAEELYNRGEQLLLAGEVFLLRPLQLYAVTQQLRLAKPTCANGDARADLGHILDFTCRLKYLKIPGSRGVVGSSNIQEHLLLFDLSVFKSLLQIEINQCESRQIKGLPLLRPALVTMSVHHSAASMKDILVPEASEFAQWEAEGVASDCPVTAVIPTWKSLTTLDMSRNSLQCIDDSVKLIPKVEFLDLSYNELTMVENLQHLYNLIHLDLSYNKLTVLEGVHTKLGNIKTLNLAGNQLDSLSGLNKLYSLVNLDLSSNKLAQLEEIKNIGTLPCLEKLSLTGNPMCIIPDYRTKVLAQFWDRASEVCLDSTITTEKELDTVEVLKAIQKAKEAKDRMASSEKKISEDSRLSAGGSPSSSTSSSSFLAAPPPSPPRPPPASSSQELIFKEEMVVTNQILTPVDSSNTQQCKFIENSSCEETLQITRPLPSCFSVEIVSDQQISCCRCAEDRAGWVGGASALVLPFCLVSYAADNLEFTVELSSLVVKAAQELGGKEPLERSERSGEEAEPVGSFSGDGYFEVGLGRHEDGLGGPSVSEEPAQEAIRINKVIWAHGIRVGQRDRQLMACVVLADPWLVVLRARYREQPWNIPDLVAGLVVELLAPCTDIEELRFEVPEVCLSLRIRGNDGVLYLLSDAHSLRDMHSLLSALASSCPSEPPGGAVTQQSLIRQLLNSWEYEEKDCTVKGAFLAHLTPPAAEAPDSSWFLSPPYSDILSDAWPPDADGPSGSMPLILFLTPRHLCILKVDFLSLAKGPITACPPRSSMRLIRLPLASVLLHPQQSCCGSQDSHALELMVGPEPVTAVFLLPHDKFVFLRQFGQLRASLRDIKTVAFLQAASCHRTGAGQQAPSTWTKRVPVNSCPLVSVPPGVQRPRLTLSLLYPDGSLIQKLSEENRCPSHLVLSPALCFLAGLRGEQLLEFFYTSVAEVENEELKHILWSSVLFYKIPDVETTACILLSTKAVYFILDDSAAVLSNEAALWNWRPPEDKESGFIISYCLSMKLKDLQSVNVGLFDQYFRVVGEWCPRHRTFWALSVVRTPRAPILCRVMSAGPSADHIVSCLTRDGYSTHRFLQQLMTVLSLLEKVPSPEPSELDFYTQFGKKNTGKMENYELVHSSKVKFVYPSEEEIGDLTFIVAGRKGAPGHSLAFNILLYVLAFQVNGPGPASEGPPHLQAKTLVLTSTDVFLLDEDYVSYPLPEFAKEPPQRDKYQLTDARRIRDLDRVLMGYQPYPQALTLVFDDVPGPDLLCHLTMDHFAEEEAGAARRSQYPGVDENEVQWCVFVPGTDSRERLISLLARQWEALCSRELPLELTG, from the exons ATGATGGACGCAGCCGCCTTCCACGACGAGCCCGTCGAGCGGAGGAAG gtgtACATCATTGAGGTTATGGCGGGCTGTCATCAGTGGACTATAAAACATCGTTACAGTGATTTTCATGACCTACATGAAAAG CTGACAGCAGAAAAGAAAATCGACAAAAACTTGCTACCGCCGAAGAAAATGATTGGCAAAAATTCCAGAAGCTTGGTTGAAAAAAGACAGAAGGATCTGGAAATCTACCTTGAGACCCTGCTAGTGAAATTCCCTGTGGCGGCGCCCAAAGTCTTATCTTGTTTTCTGCATTTCCACTTATAt GAAATAAACGGCATCACAGCTGCATtggctgaggagctctataacAGAG GTGAACAGCTCCTGTTGGCAGGCGAGGTGTTTCTACTGCGCCCCCTACAGCTCTACGCTGTCACCCAGCAGCTGCGACTTGCCAAGCCCACGTGCGCCAACGGCGATGCCAGGGCTGACCTTGGGCACATACTAGACTTCACCTGTCGACTGAAATATCTGAAG ATACCCGGCAGCAGAGGGGTAGTGGGCTCCAGCAACATCCAGGAGCACCTCCTCCTCTTTGACCTGTCAGTCTTCAAGTCCCTTCTACAGATTGAG ATCAATCAGTGCGAGTCCAGGCAGATCAAGGGCCTGCCGCTGTTAAGGCCAGCACTGGTGACCATGAGCGTGCACCACTCGGCGGCCTCCATGAAG GATATCCTGGTTCCCGAGGCCTCCGAGTTTGCCCAATGGGAGGCAGAGGGTGTGGCCTCAGACTGTCCGGTTACTGCCGTCATCCCAACCTGGAAGTCGCTGACCACCCTGGATATGAGTCGCAATAGTTTGCAGTGTATAGACGACTCAGTG AAATTAATACCAAAAGTGGAATTCTTAGATCTAAGTTATAATGAGCTGACGATGGTGGAAAACCTCCAG CATTTATATAATCTCATTCACCTGGACCTGTCCTATAATAAGCTCACTGTACTGGAGGGTGTGCATACCAAACTGGGAAACATCAAGACGCTGAACTTGGCAGGAAACCAGCTGGACAGTCTGTCTGGCCTCAATAAGCTTTATTCCCTCGTGAACTTGGATTTAAGCAGCAACAAATTAGCACAG CTCGAGGAAATCAAAAATATCGGGACTTTGCCGTGCCTGGAGAAGCTCAGCCTCACTGGAAATCCCATGTGCATCATCCCGGACTACAGGACCAAGGTTCTGGCCCAGTTCTGGGACAGGGCTTCTGAG GTGTGCCTGGACAGCACCATCACCACGGAGAAGGAGCTGGACACAGTGGAGGTGCTGAAGGCCATTCAGAAAGCCAAAGAAGCCAAAGACCGCATGGCCAGCAGTGAGAAGAAG ATCAGTGAGGACTCCAGACTCTCCGCGGGTGGATCCCCTTCGTCTTCCACCTCCTCCTCGTCCTTTCTtgctgccccgcccccctctccccctcggCCCCCCCCGGCCAGCTCCAGCCAAG AATTAATTTTTAAAGAAGAAATGGTAGTTACCAATCAAATACTGACTCCTGTGGATTCATCAAATACCCAGCAATGCAAATTTATAGAAAACTCTTCTTGTGAGGAAACACTACAG ATTACACGCCCACTTCCTTCCTGCTTTTCAGTTGAAATTGTCAGTGATCAGCAGATTAG CTGCTGCCGCTGTGCGGAGGACCGGGCCggctgggtgggcggggccagcGCGCTGGTGCTCCCCTTCTGCCTCGTCTCCTACGCCGCCGACAACCTGGAGTTCACGGTGGAGTTGTCATCCCTCGTGGTGAAGGCGGCACAGGAGCTGGGGGGGAAGGAGCCCCTGGAGAGGAGTGAGAGGAGTGGGGAAGAGGCGGAGCCCGTGGGCTCCTTCTCTGGGGACGGCTATTTCGAGGTGGGCCTGGGCCGGCACGAGGATGGGCTCGGGGGCCCCAGCGTGTCTGAGGAACCGGCGCAGGAAGCCATCCGCATCAACAAGGTGATCTGGGCTCACGGCATCCGGGTCGGCCAGAGAGACAGGCAGCTGATGGCCTGCGTCGTCTTGGCGGACCCCTGGCTGGTAGTGCTCCGGGCTCGGTACCGTGAGCAGCCCTGGAACATTCCGGACCTGGTGGCCGGCCTGGTGGTGGAGCTGCTCGCGCCCTGCACTGACATCGAGGAGCTCCGCTTCGAAGTACCGGAGGTGTGCCTGTCGCTGAGAATACGGGGCAATGATGGAGTCCTCTACCTCTTATCCGACGCCCACAGTCTGAGGGACATGCATTCTCTGCTTTCTGCACTGGCATCAAGTTGTCCCTCcgagccaccagggggcgctgtcacACAGCAGAGCCTCATTCGGCAGCTCCTGAACTCATGGGAGTATGAGGAGAAGGACTGTACAGTCAAAGGGGCCTTCCTCGCTCACCTCACGCCCCCTGCAGCGGAGGCACCCGACTCCTCTTGGTTCCTCAGCCCCCCATATTCAGACATTCTGTCAGATGCGTGGCCCCCAGATGCGGACGGCCCCTCGGGCTCCATGCCTCTCATTCTCTTCCTCACCCCCCGTCACCTCTGCATTCTCAAGGTAGATTTCCTCTCCCTTGCCAAGGGCCCCATTACCGCCTGCCCCCCACGCTCCTCCATGAGGCTGATTCGCCTCCCGCTGGCCTCCGTGCTCCTGCACCCCCAGCAGAGCTGCTGCGGCTCCCAGGACAGCCACGCGCTGGAGCTCATGGTGGGCCCGGAGCCCGTCACCGCCGTCTTCCTCCTGCCCCACGACAAGTTCGTCTTCCTGCGGCAGTTTGGACAGCTTCGTGCCAGCTTGAGGGACATCAAGACTGTCGCCTTCCTGCAAGCGGCGTCCTGCCACAGGACTGGTGCCGGTCAGCAGGCTCCCTCCACGTGGACCAAGAGAGTGCCAGTGAACAG CTGTCCCCTTGTCAGCGTCCCCCCAGGTGTGCAGAGGCCCCGGCTAACCCTGTCCCTGCTGTACCCTGACGGCTCCCTCATCCAGAAGCTCTCCGAGGAGAACCGGTGCCCGTCTCACCTGGTCCTCTCCCcggccctctgcttcctggctGGCCTGCGGGGGGAGCAGCTGCTCGAGTTCTTCTACACCAGTGTGGCTGAG GTAGAGAACGAGGAGCTGAAGCACATCCTGTGGTCGTCCGTGCTGTTCTACAAGATCCCCGACGTGGAGACGACGGCCTGCATCCTGCTCTCCACCAAGGCCGTCTACTTCATCCTGGACGACAGCGCAGCCGTGCTCAGCAACGAGGCAG CGTTATGGAACTGGCGCCCCCCAGAGGACAAGGAAAGCGGCTTCATCATCTCCTACTGCCTGTCCATGAAGCTGAAGGACCTGCAGAGTGTCAACGTGGGCCTCTTCGACCAATACTTCCGGGTGGTCGGTGAGTGGTGTCCCCGCCACAGAACGTTCTGGGCTCTGAGTGTCGTGCGGACGCCGAGGGCCCCCATCTTGTGTCGTGTCATGTCGGCAGGGCCGTCAGCCGACCACATCGTCTCCTGCCTGACGAGGGATGGCTACAGCACGCACCGCTTCCTGCAGCAGCTCATGACCGTGCTCTCCTTGCTGGAGAAGGTGCCCTCGCCTGAACCCTCCGAGCTGGACTTCTACACCCAGTTTGGCAAGAAGAACACAG GCAAAATGGAGAATTATGAGCTGGTGCACTCGAGTAAAGTGAAGTTCGTGTATCCCAGCGAAGAGGAGATTGGGGACCTCACCTTCATCGTGGCAGGCAGGAAGGGGGCCCCTGGACACTCGCTGGCCTTCAACATCCTGCTGTACGTGCTGGCATTCCAGGTGAACGGgcccggcccagcctctgaggggCCTCCGCACCTGCAGGCCAAGACGCTTGTCCTCACCAGCACCGACGTCTTCCTCCTGGACGAAGACTACGTTAGCTACCCGCTCCCCGAGTTCGCCAAGGAACCACCACAGCGGGACAAGTACCAGCTGACAGATGCGCGGCGCATCCGGGACCTGGACCGGGTGCTGATGGGGTACCAGCCATACCCTCAGGCACTGACACTGGTGTTCGACGACGTCCCCGGTCCGGATCTTCTCTGCCACCTCACCATGGACCACTTCGCCGAGGAGGAGGCTGGCGCCGCCAGGCGGTCGCAGTACCCCGGCGTGGACGAGAACGAGGTGCAGTGGTGCGTGTTCGTGCCCGGCACTGACAGCCGTGAGCGGTTAATCTCGCTTCTGGCCCGCCAGTGGGAGGCGCTGTGCAGCAGGGAGCTGCCGCTCGAGTTGACCGGCTGA
- the nisch gene encoding nischarin isoform X4, which translates to MMDAAAFHDEPVERRKVSIVGSELVDNYTVYIIEVMAGCHQWTIKHRYSDFHDLHEKLTAEKKIDKNLLPPKKMIGKNSRSLVEKRQKDLEIYLETLLVKFPVAAPKVLSCFLHFHLYEINGITAALAEELYNRGEQLLLAGEVFLLRPLQLYAVTQQLRLAKPTCANGDARADLGHILDFTCRLKYLKIPGSRGVVGSSNIQEHLLLFDLSVFKSLLQIEINQCESRQIKGLPLLRPALVTMSVHHSAASMKDILVPEASEFAQWEAEGVASDCPVTAVIPTWKSLTTLDMSRNSLQCIDDSVKLIPKVEFLDLSYNELTMVENLQHLYNLIHLDLSYNKLTVLEGVHTKLGNIKTLNLAGNQLDSLSGLNKLYSLVNLDLSSNKLAQLEEIKNIGTLPCLEKLSLTGNPMCIIPDYRTKVLAQFWDRASEVCLDSTITTEKELDTVEVLKAIQKAKEAKDRMASSEKKISEDSRLSAGGSPSSSTSSSSFLAAPPPSPPRPPPASSSQELIFKEEMVVTNQILTPVDSSNTQQCKFIENSSCEETLQITRPLPSCFSVEIVSDQQISCCRCAEDRAGWVGGASALVLPFCLVSYAADNLEFTVELSSLVVKAAQELGGKEPLERSERSGEEAEPVGSFSGDGYFEVGLGRHEDGLGGPSVSEEPAQEAIRINKVIWAHGIRVGQRDRQLMACVVLADPWLVVLRARYREQPWNIPDLVAGLVVELLAPCTDIEELRFEVPEVCLSLRIRGNDGVLYLLSDAHSLRDMHSLLSALASSCPSEPPGGAVTQQSLIRQLLNSWEYEEKDCTVKGAFLAHLTPPAAEAPDSSWFLSPPYSDILSDAWPPDADGPSGSMPLILFLTPRHLCILKVDFLSLAKGPITACPPRSSMRLIRLPLASVLLHPQQSCCGSQDSHALELMVGPEPVTAVFLLPHDKFVFLRQFGQLRASLRDIKTVAFLQAASCHRTGAGQQAPSTWTKRVPVNSCPLVSVPPGVQRPRLTLSLLYPDGSLIQKLSEENRCPSHLVLSPALCFLAGLRGEQLLEFFYTSVAEVENEELKHILWSSVLFYKIPDVETTACILLSTKAVYFILDDSAAVLSNEAALWNWRPPEDKESGFIISYCLSMKLKDLQSVNVGLFDQYFRVVGPSADHIVSCLTRDGYSTHRFLQQLMTVLSLLEKVPSPEPSELDFYTQFGKKNTGKMENYELVHSSKVKFVYPSEEEIGDLTFIVAGRKGAPGHSLAFNILLYVLAFQVNGPGPASEGPPHLQAKTLVLTSTDVFLLDEDYVSYPLPEFAKEPPQRDKYQLTDARRIRDLDRVLMGYQPYPQALTLVFDDVPGPDLLCHLTMDHFAEEEAGAARRSQYPGVDENEVQWCVFVPGTDSRERLISLLARQWEALCSRELPLELTG; encoded by the exons ATGATGGACGCAGCCGCCTTCCACGACGAGCCCGTCGAGCGGAGGAAGGTCAGCATTGTGGGCTCGGAGCTGGTGGACAACTATACC gtgtACATCATTGAGGTTATGGCGGGCTGTCATCAGTGGACTATAAAACATCGTTACAGTGATTTTCATGACCTACATGAAAAG CTGACAGCAGAAAAGAAAATCGACAAAAACTTGCTACCGCCGAAGAAAATGATTGGCAAAAATTCCAGAAGCTTGGTTGAAAAAAGACAGAAGGATCTGGAAATCTACCTTGAGACCCTGCTAGTGAAATTCCCTGTGGCGGCGCCCAAAGTCTTATCTTGTTTTCTGCATTTCCACTTATAt GAAATAAACGGCATCACAGCTGCATtggctgaggagctctataacAGAG GTGAACAGCTCCTGTTGGCAGGCGAGGTGTTTCTACTGCGCCCCCTACAGCTCTACGCTGTCACCCAGCAGCTGCGACTTGCCAAGCCCACGTGCGCCAACGGCGATGCCAGGGCTGACCTTGGGCACATACTAGACTTCACCTGTCGACTGAAATATCTGAAG ATACCCGGCAGCAGAGGGGTAGTGGGCTCCAGCAACATCCAGGAGCACCTCCTCCTCTTTGACCTGTCAGTCTTCAAGTCCCTTCTACAGATTGAG ATCAATCAGTGCGAGTCCAGGCAGATCAAGGGCCTGCCGCTGTTAAGGCCAGCACTGGTGACCATGAGCGTGCACCACTCGGCGGCCTCCATGAAG GATATCCTGGTTCCCGAGGCCTCCGAGTTTGCCCAATGGGAGGCAGAGGGTGTGGCCTCAGACTGTCCGGTTACTGCCGTCATCCCAACCTGGAAGTCGCTGACCACCCTGGATATGAGTCGCAATAGTTTGCAGTGTATAGACGACTCAGTG AAATTAATACCAAAAGTGGAATTCTTAGATCTAAGTTATAATGAGCTGACGATGGTGGAAAACCTCCAG CATTTATATAATCTCATTCACCTGGACCTGTCCTATAATAAGCTCACTGTACTGGAGGGTGTGCATACCAAACTGGGAAACATCAAGACGCTGAACTTGGCAGGAAACCAGCTGGACAGTCTGTCTGGCCTCAATAAGCTTTATTCCCTCGTGAACTTGGATTTAAGCAGCAACAAATTAGCACAG CTCGAGGAAATCAAAAATATCGGGACTTTGCCGTGCCTGGAGAAGCTCAGCCTCACTGGAAATCCCATGTGCATCATCCCGGACTACAGGACCAAGGTTCTGGCCCAGTTCTGGGACAGGGCTTCTGAG GTGTGCCTGGACAGCACCATCACCACGGAGAAGGAGCTGGACACAGTGGAGGTGCTGAAGGCCATTCAGAAAGCCAAAGAAGCCAAAGACCGCATGGCCAGCAGTGAGAAGAAG ATCAGTGAGGACTCCAGACTCTCCGCGGGTGGATCCCCTTCGTCTTCCACCTCCTCCTCGTCCTTTCTtgctgccccgcccccctctccccctcggCCCCCCCCGGCCAGCTCCAGCCAAG AATTAATTTTTAAAGAAGAAATGGTAGTTACCAATCAAATACTGACTCCTGTGGATTCATCAAATACCCAGCAATGCAAATTTATAGAAAACTCTTCTTGTGAGGAAACACTACAG ATTACACGCCCACTTCCTTCCTGCTTTTCAGTTGAAATTGTCAGTGATCAGCAGATTAG CTGCTGCCGCTGTGCGGAGGACCGGGCCggctgggtgggcggggccagcGCGCTGGTGCTCCCCTTCTGCCTCGTCTCCTACGCCGCCGACAACCTGGAGTTCACGGTGGAGTTGTCATCCCTCGTGGTGAAGGCGGCACAGGAGCTGGGGGGGAAGGAGCCCCTGGAGAGGAGTGAGAGGAGTGGGGAAGAGGCGGAGCCCGTGGGCTCCTTCTCTGGGGACGGCTATTTCGAGGTGGGCCTGGGCCGGCACGAGGATGGGCTCGGGGGCCCCAGCGTGTCTGAGGAACCGGCGCAGGAAGCCATCCGCATCAACAAGGTGATCTGGGCTCACGGCATCCGGGTCGGCCAGAGAGACAGGCAGCTGATGGCCTGCGTCGTCTTGGCGGACCCCTGGCTGGTAGTGCTCCGGGCTCGGTACCGTGAGCAGCCCTGGAACATTCCGGACCTGGTGGCCGGCCTGGTGGTGGAGCTGCTCGCGCCCTGCACTGACATCGAGGAGCTCCGCTTCGAAGTACCGGAGGTGTGCCTGTCGCTGAGAATACGGGGCAATGATGGAGTCCTCTACCTCTTATCCGACGCCCACAGTCTGAGGGACATGCATTCTCTGCTTTCTGCACTGGCATCAAGTTGTCCCTCcgagccaccagggggcgctgtcacACAGCAGAGCCTCATTCGGCAGCTCCTGAACTCATGGGAGTATGAGGAGAAGGACTGTACAGTCAAAGGGGCCTTCCTCGCTCACCTCACGCCCCCTGCAGCGGAGGCACCCGACTCCTCTTGGTTCCTCAGCCCCCCATATTCAGACATTCTGTCAGATGCGTGGCCCCCAGATGCGGACGGCCCCTCGGGCTCCATGCCTCTCATTCTCTTCCTCACCCCCCGTCACCTCTGCATTCTCAAGGTAGATTTCCTCTCCCTTGCCAAGGGCCCCATTACCGCCTGCCCCCCACGCTCCTCCATGAGGCTGATTCGCCTCCCGCTGGCCTCCGTGCTCCTGCACCCCCAGCAGAGCTGCTGCGGCTCCCAGGACAGCCACGCGCTGGAGCTCATGGTGGGCCCGGAGCCCGTCACCGCCGTCTTCCTCCTGCCCCACGACAAGTTCGTCTTCCTGCGGCAGTTTGGACAGCTTCGTGCCAGCTTGAGGGACATCAAGACTGTCGCCTTCCTGCAAGCGGCGTCCTGCCACAGGACTGGTGCCGGTCAGCAGGCTCCCTCCACGTGGACCAAGAGAGTGCCAGTGAACAG CTGTCCCCTTGTCAGCGTCCCCCCAGGTGTGCAGAGGCCCCGGCTAACCCTGTCCCTGCTGTACCCTGACGGCTCCCTCATCCAGAAGCTCTCCGAGGAGAACCGGTGCCCGTCTCACCTGGTCCTCTCCCcggccctctgcttcctggctGGCCTGCGGGGGGAGCAGCTGCTCGAGTTCTTCTACACCAGTGTGGCTGAG GTAGAGAACGAGGAGCTGAAGCACATCCTGTGGTCGTCCGTGCTGTTCTACAAGATCCCCGACGTGGAGACGACGGCCTGCATCCTGCTCTCCACCAAGGCCGTCTACTTCATCCTGGACGACAGCGCAGCCGTGCTCAGCAACGAGGCAG CGTTATGGAACTGGCGCCCCCCAGAGGACAAGGAAAGCGGCTTCATCATCTCCTACTGCCTGTCCATGAAGCTGAAGGACCTGCAGAGTGTCAACGTGGGCCTCTTCGACCAATACTTCCGGGTGGTCG GGCCGTCAGCCGACCACATCGTCTCCTGCCTGACGAGGGATGGCTACAGCACGCACCGCTTCCTGCAGCAGCTCATGACCGTGCTCTCCTTGCTGGAGAAGGTGCCCTCGCCTGAACCCTCCGAGCTGGACTTCTACACCCAGTTTGGCAAGAAGAACACAG GCAAAATGGAGAATTATGAGCTGGTGCACTCGAGTAAAGTGAAGTTCGTGTATCCCAGCGAAGAGGAGATTGGGGACCTCACCTTCATCGTGGCAGGCAGGAAGGGGGCCCCTGGACACTCGCTGGCCTTCAACATCCTGCTGTACGTGCTGGCATTCCAGGTGAACGGgcccggcccagcctctgaggggCCTCCGCACCTGCAGGCCAAGACGCTTGTCCTCACCAGCACCGACGTCTTCCTCCTGGACGAAGACTACGTTAGCTACCCGCTCCCCGAGTTCGCCAAGGAACCACCACAGCGGGACAAGTACCAGCTGACAGATGCGCGGCGCATCCGGGACCTGGACCGGGTGCTGATGGGGTACCAGCCATACCCTCAGGCACTGACACTGGTGTTCGACGACGTCCCCGGTCCGGATCTTCTCTGCCACCTCACCATGGACCACTTCGCCGAGGAGGAGGCTGGCGCCGCCAGGCGGTCGCAGTACCCCGGCGTGGACGAGAACGAGGTGCAGTGGTGCGTGTTCGTGCCCGGCACTGACAGCCGTGAGCGGTTAATCTCGCTTCTGGCCCGCCAGTGGGAGGCGCTGTGCAGCAGGGAGCTGCCGCTCGAGTTGACCGGCTGA